From the genome of Schaalia dentiphila ATCC 17982, one region includes:
- a CDS encoding ATP-binding protein, protein MPAPWMGGVCSGLAVHLGVSVALVRIVVACLSVVGIGIGVYLWLWVSVPEDNPERTDNGTLSPGLVRLREERASQVSRNRMIVVGVALIVAAIAGTILNATNTLDWRDMGSIITIVSGISLVWSQSRNVSSWRSLRFVGAVFGGIVLLSLGVVMVASRDNPPIILLRGGLIGAALVAGVLFALVPMWVRTTKDLSQAQAQRVRESERADIAAHLHDSVLQALTLIRASAEDPARVRAIALTEERELRAWLYTGHAQAADSLDAAVTEAVVGVESRHGVPISVVVVGDMRPGPGELALVAALAEACQNAVRHGAPPVSVYVEVRPEAVEAFIKDSGEGFDPASIAADRHGVRDSIVGRMRRTGGNATIRRLARGTEVALSVPRSDILEETAPNGRTQ, encoded by the coding sequence ATGCCGGCCCCCTGGATGGGCGGCGTGTGCTCCGGTCTCGCCGTTCACCTGGGAGTGTCGGTCGCGCTCGTGCGCATCGTCGTCGCCTGCCTGAGCGTCGTGGGCATCGGTATCGGTGTCTACCTGTGGCTGTGGGTGAGCGTCCCCGAAGATAATCCCGAGCGAACCGACAACGGGACACTCAGCCCCGGCCTCGTCCGACTCCGCGAGGAACGCGCCAGCCAGGTGTCACGTAACCGCATGATTGTTGTCGGCGTGGCTCTGATCGTTGCCGCGATCGCAGGCACCATCCTGAACGCGACGAACACGCTGGACTGGCGGGACATGGGCTCGATCATCACGATCGTTTCCGGTATCTCGCTCGTGTGGAGTCAGAGTCGTAACGTGAGTTCCTGGCGGTCGTTGCGCTTCGTCGGGGCTGTCTTCGGCGGTATCGTGCTGCTCAGCCTCGGCGTCGTCATGGTGGCTTCGCGCGACAACCCGCCGATTATTCTGCTGCGTGGCGGCCTCATTGGTGCTGCTCTGGTCGCGGGCGTGCTTTTCGCCCTCGTCCCCATGTGGGTGCGCACGACGAAGGACCTGTCCCAGGCCCAGGCGCAGCGCGTGCGCGAATCTGAGCGCGCCGACATCGCCGCCCACCTGCATGACTCCGTGCTCCAGGCTCTCACTCTTATCCGCGCATCTGCCGAGGACCCCGCCCGCGTGCGAGCCATCGCCCTCACTGAGGAGCGCGAGCTGCGCGCCTGGCTCTACACGGGCCACGCGCAGGCCGCCGACTCCCTCGACGCTGCCGTCACCGAGGCGGTCGTGGGCGTCGAGAGCCGCCACGGCGTGCCCATCAGTGTGGTCGTCGTCGGCGACATGCGCCCGGGCCCCGGCGAACTCGCGCTCGTCGCGGCCCTCGCGGAGGCCTGCCAGAACGCCGTGCGCCACGGCGCCCCGCCCGTCTCCGTCTACGTCGAAGTGCGCCCCGAGGCCGTGGAGGCCTTCATCAAAGACAGCGGCGAGGGCTTTGACCCCGCCTCGATCGCTGCCGATCGACACGGCGTGCGCGACTCCATCGTCGGGCGCATGCGCAGGACCGGGGGAAACGCCACGATTAGGCGTCTCGCCCGCGGAACCGAAGTTGCTCTGAGCGTGCCGCGCTCGGATATCCTGGAAGAAACAGCGCCCAACGGGAGGACCCAGTGA